A window of Bacillota bacterium genomic DNA:
ACCTCAGGGGGGTTAGATCTTTCAGTCCATGCCTGGCCAGACTGAAGACCGGCCAGCAGCGTCCACCGTCTCGCGGAAGGGCGGAAGGGATCGGGCCTTCCGCCCGGAATCCCACCCTCGGATGCCCTAAGCCGCGTCTTTCGATATGAGGAGGGACTAGAGTGCATAAACCCATGGACCCTGGCAAGACCCCTCGCTTCAGTGGGATAGGCACCTTCATGCGCCTTCCCCACACCACCGAGCTTGCGGGCGTGGACTTCACTGTCATGGGGGTACCCTTCGACACCGGGAGCACATTCCGGGTGGGCGCCCGCTTCGGACCATCTGCCATCCGCCGCATGTCGGCCCTCCTTCGTACCTACAACCCCGCACTCGGCGTTGAGCCCTTCCGGTATCTTTCCGGCACCGACTACGGCGACCTCCCAGTGGTTCCCGGCTACATTGAGGAATCCTATCGCAGGATCCAGGAAGCACTGGCCCCAGTGGTGCAGGCAGGCGTAATCCCCATAATGCTCGGTGGCGACCACTCGGTGAGCCTGCCGGAGCTCAGGGCAGTGGCCAGGAACGGTCCCGTCGCCCTGGTGCACTTCGATTCCCACCCGGACGCCTGGGACGGCTACTTCGGCCAGCCCCACTTCCACGGC
This region includes:
- the speB gene encoding agmatinase, which codes for MHKPMDPGKTPRFSGIGTFMRLPHTTELAGVDFTVMGVPFDTGSTFRVGARFGPSAIRRMSALLRTYNPALGVEPFRYLSGTDYGDLPVVPGYIEESYRRIQEALAPVVQAGVIPIMLGGDHSVSLPELRAVARNGPVALVHFDSHPDAWDGYFGQPHFHGSPFLRAVEEGLLDPGASTQVGIRGSVEGPEDLTGPVSLGFRLITAQETRSMGSQAVLEEIHRRAKGKRVFVSFDIDFVDPAYAPGTGTPEVGGFTSLEALELVRGLDGLDFAAFDLVEVVPQYDSGDVTALLAANIVYEFISLLAVIKS